In Vigna angularis cultivar LongXiaoDou No.4 chromosome 8, ASM1680809v1, whole genome shotgun sequence, the DNA window cgattaaagatattaagattaaagataattttgagTTTCGTAAAAGTAAATTCTTaccatttaatatattatattaatgttatcGTCGATTAATAGCACTCATGTCTTAAACCCATGACAAATAACTTCAGACTCTtgactttttaaattatgaaaacaCCAAATATGCTCGATCAAAGTTCACATATTTACATAAAgataattatgaataattaattgaatattttacttatgtttaaaaaatatttatcttactTTATTATAAGTAAAgagttaaactaataaatataaggtattaataattatttttcacattcacttattatatattttgaagactaaatttattgttattaatattgtaataattaaagaaaaattaatattatatattttttacttctaACTCGACACCCTATGAAGAATCAAAACCACGTAAATTTTGAAGTAGAAAATgtaagtttataattattatattattaataaattcttatttttgagATATCACAATCCATCCATCTTAAAATGAAGAATTCACAGAAAGGTGTATTCATAAGTTAgttcttttaaaagttttcttcttattactattaaaaaaattaatttaaatatttttttataattatatattatcataaaaaaaattgaaaggatATCTCcttcaattaatttttcttttaccttattataatttgtcttaatttaattttaatataagataCTGTATAAAATATCTtgctattaatattatttaaattttaattcagaAAGAGTTAAGATGAAAAGTTACCACAACTTACACCTTTAAACTAtataactaaagaaaaaattaaatccgaacatttcatttttatattaaaatttgctaatatttatataaaatagtacTTGATTTTAATAGGCATgataagttttaattaaaatataatataattagtttatcaaaaatatataagacTTTAAAATAGGCAAATTGCCACCAACTTACATTTTTAAGTCCTAGAATTAAAAGAAGATACATCCCATTAACCCATATAACttaagtattattataattttattttatgacgtggaatttaatttaataattatttttatttatttgattaagtCTATAATTGTTTGTATGtataataaattgttataattatatatttacaccttaaaattaaaagcaatgtAACATCCAAATAATTTTTGTCATCTAGTAtagattttatcattttattactatttaattctaaaatttttaatttttatttatgtatattatatttgttaccattttatcttaaaaattataaaacactTAATACAATTTGTAAAGACctaaaaaatggtattttaaaattgtacgAAATCAATGAGTCAAaacgaaataaaataatacataaagtagttaatcaaCATACATCtgtataaaatgaaagaaatattacatatgTTGGTCGCCGAAAGCTTCGTTCTAGAAATGTTTGAGTAGAAAGAAAATTATGTTATAAAGATAAAGTGAATAAAATTTCACCATCCCGgctaatttttaatgaattaactAACATATAACATTTGAAAAGTATATGTCTTATAACTTTTTAACATTTGAAATTAGGGCATTCGACGTCATACGTGGGTACATTTCATTTTCGTATCAaacaatttcatgaaatttatcCAACATGACGTCAAAAATTGAAAGTTCTAACGTCTAATGAGCATATGATGTTGGAAAGTATAAATTTCAACGTCGAAATtgaacatttatttacaaaaacgTTACTGATAATTTTTTacgttaacttttttatatttcgaTGATGAATGTGAGATGTTGAAGCCTTAAGCCTTATTTTGCATTACCGTATATTGtcctaaaagaaaatataaaacaaagatTAATATAGAAGATAGACAAGTTGCAACACTCTTAAATGTCTAAAGTGTATTATGTCACAACAAATGACTTGAAATATACCTGTACCAGGGAGAGCCGGACACTGTACGGAAGGATGCCCACGTAGATGGCCGTCCGCCCGTTTCGAGGCCCACGTCACCCAAAGGGCCAACGACCGTTCGCCCGTTTCGGTGACCAGGTAGAACCTCTGCTtgtaagagaaactttgaagaactcacatGGAATTCTATCACCACAAGACAGCCCCGCCCTCTCTACACTCACAAAAAGTGTTCTTCAGGAAAATGACGAGACGAAACGTCTGGAAAATGACTTGGAGGGCTCGTGTACCAGGAAGTGCCGGGCGCCGTGCGGAAGGATGCCCACGTCAAGGGCCGTCCGCCCCACTTCAATGCCTCGAGACGTCCAAGGGGCCAATGACCGTCCGCCTTCCCCGATAGTGGAGGCTTGGAGGATTACCTCTTAAATAAATGTGAAGGGTCGAATAGAGTAGGGCGGACGCCCATACCACAGGGGCGGACGCTCGCATCTCGTTGACCGGCCAAATAACTAATCATTATGGTTCAGGTAAATTAACCTGGTTTGgaggtaagtagaaattagAAGCTATTAGGCTAttttgggccgtgattaacttttcactaatcccaagcccatagcaaaaactataaatacaggtccacggtgagtggtagataggttacattgaatgcacatttattactatcccctgagaaaagccattgctctgaaactgactttggcatcggagaatcttttgtaggtctccacccctcaGGATCAAGAGGAGAGTCAAGGCTCGAGAAGAAGATCCGCCACTGAGACAAGATCGCAGGAGAATTTGGAGATTTGGAACAGCACAaccctacacatccgaaacatttggcgcccaccgtggggccgtgtgatttcaaaaacccaatggtgaccacgagaaacatgagcaTGGACGACCCCGTTGAGATGATCCGCGAATTGCAGCAGAAAATGGACGAGATGCAGCAGCGTCACGAGGACGAGATGGCGGCGGTCAAGGCCGACTGCGAAGCCCGGATAGCCCGGGAGGTTGGACGGATAGACGGGGGAAAGCAAGTAAAGGATAAAGGAAAGGAGGTGGCGGGAGAGCGCCCGCCCCCAGATACCGAGTGTGATAGAACTTGGAGGCCTACCGGATCTGAAGCAGAAGGAAGCAAGGCTAAATCGGTGCATGCGGAGAGCCTTGTTGCTTCCATTCACCCAAAACATAATGAATGTCCAAATTTCGAAGCAATTTGTGGCTCCGCAATTCAGAATGTATAACGGGACAACGGACCCTGCGTCCCATATCCAGACGTTCTCGAACGCAATGGCGTTCCGAACGGGCAATGATGCCATTTGGTGCCGAGCGTTCTCGCTCTCATTGGAGGACGAAGCATTGGAATGGTTCAATACCCTCCCCCCTAATTCAATAGAAAACTTTGCTGGGTTAAAGCAGCTATTCATCAAACAATTCGCGGCCAGCAGTACCCAAGACTTGACCGTATTCGAGTTAATGACCCTCAAGCAGGGGAAGGATGAAGCGCTGCGGACGTTTATGGACAGGTATCAAAAGACCGTCCGGCGCGTGAAATGCCTGACGCCAGAGCTCGCCCTTCACTATATCCTACCGGCTCTAAAGCCGGGGCCGTTTAAGGATAGCGTTAGCAGGCGAGCGCCCAAAACAATGGAAGAGTTGAGGGAACGAGCGGCGGATGAGATAAGGGTGGAGGAGATGAAGCTCTCGTACAAGAAGGAGAATCAGGAGGCCAGGGGAGAAAGGACGGACGGCAACAAGCCTGGTCAGTCGACGGGGAAAACGTCCGGTCCTAGGCCTAGGGAGTAGAAAAAGGGACCCCGTTTCCAACAATATACCCCTCTGAACGCCCCAAGGGAGAGAATCCTCCGAGAGGCCCTAAGCGCGGAATTGATACCGGAGCAGGAAGAGCTCCCGACAGCGAAGAACGCTGACCGGAGCAAGCATTGCGCCTACCATAAAAATATGGGTCATAACACTGAGGAGTGCTGGACCCTCAGAGACAAAATAGAGGAACTCATCCGGGCGGGAAAGCTCAGGAAATACGTCCGTGACGAACGCCCGCCGCAATCAACCGATCGGCCTGCTCAGAGGCCGGCCTACCGTAAGGATAAACCGCAGAGGTCAAGAGCGGAGCGGCCTCGTTCAGAGAGGCGACCTAGCCGAAGTCGCAGCCGCAGCCGAGAACGCCCCCTGAGGGGGCACATCAACACTATCTCGGGAGGATTTGCGGGAGGAGGATCATCTTCTTCCGCCCGTAAGCGCCATGTTCGGGCCCTCCAATCCGTACATTTGGTTGACAAGCCACGCCGCTCCATGCCGCCCATTACCTTCTCGGACGAAGACTTTCACGCCCCTGATCCCGACCAGGACGATCCGATGGTCATAACCGCAGAAATAGCGCGGTACGGAATCAGCAAAGTTCTGGTTGACCAGGGAAGTTCGGTCAACATCCTCTACTGGAAGACCTTCGTGCAGATGGATATCTCAGAGGACCTCATTGTCCCGTATGATGGGCAGATAGTAGGTTTTGCAGGAGAAAGGGTTGACACTAGGGGGTACGTAGAATTGAGAACAAGGTTGGGAACCGGACGCTCTAGCGAAGAGAAGAGGGTCCGATATCTGCTGATAGAGGCTAACACGTCGTACAACGTACTGCTCGGAAGGCCGTGCCTAAACGCATTTGGGGCAATCATCTCTACCCCTCACCTCACGATGAAGTACCCCTCCGAGAAGGGAACTATCTGTACGGTCCGGGCGGACCAGAAGACGGCCCGGGAGTGCTACGCGGCGGGGATGAAGCTGCACGTCCGACCAGTGAAGAGGCGGGCGGCCGACTCTGAGGTGGCCATGGCAGACCTCGACCCAAGGACGAATACCGAGGACCGTCTGGAGCCTATTGGAGAAACCCAACCTATCTTGATAGGAAGGGAACCCACTCAGACCACCCTCATCGCCAGGGAGCTGAACCCTGAGATGGAAAAGGAGCTGAGGGCACTCCTATGCAAGAACCGGGATCTATTTGCGTGGACGGCAGCTGATATGCCGGGCATCCATCCCGCAGTGATGTGCCATAAGCTCTCTCTTTTCCAAAACGCGCGCCCGGTCGCCCAGAAAAAGCGAAGAATGGGCGAGGAGAAGCGAAAAGCTGTGGAGGAGGAAGTAGAGAAGTTGAAGAAAGCTGGTTTTGTTCGGGAAGTCACGTACACCACGTGGCTAGCTAACGTGGTTATGGTGAAAAAGGCCAGTGGAAAATGGCGCATGTGCACTGACTACACGGACCTGAACAAAGCCTGCCCGAAAGATTCGCACCCCCTACCCAGTATAGACGCCCTGGTGGACGGCGCTTCTGGGCATCGAGTACTAAGTTTCTTGGATGCATATTCCGGATACAACCAGATACCCATGTATGGGCCGGACGTCGAGAAGACAACATTCATAACGGAGAAGTCCAACTTCTGTTATGAGGTCATGCCATTCGGCCTGAAGAACGCGGGGGCGACGTACCAACGCTTAATGGACAGGATCTTCCGGGAACAAATAGGCCGATGCATGGACgtatatgtggatgacatggtAGTCCGGTCCGCGGATGGAGATGGACACCTTAAAGACCTTGAGGAGGTGTTCCGACAATTGAGGAAGTTCGGCATGCGCCTAAACCCCGCCAAATGTACATTTTGGGTAGCTGCCGGAAAGTTCCTAGGCTTCATGTTGACATCCAGGGGGATCGAGGCCAACTCGGACAAGTGTGAAGCGATACTACAAATGCAAAGTCCGACCACCCTTAAGGAAATCCAAAGACTGGTCGGACGCCTCACCGTTTTGTCC includes these proteins:
- the LOC108344545 gene encoding uncharacterized protein LOC108344545: MAFRTGNDAIWCRAFSLSLEDEALEWFNTLPPNSIENFAGLKQLFIKQFAASSTQDLTVFELMTLKQGKDEALRTFMDRYQKTVRRVKCLTPELALHYILPALKPGPFKDSVSRRAPKTMEELRERAADEIRVEEMKLSYKKENQEARGERTDGNKPGQSTGKTSGPRPRE